CTATTTCCGCGTCCTGCGCGCCCTGCAGCCCCAGCGTCCGGTCAGCGAGATCGCCCAGCGCGAACTGGCCGGCCAGGGCTTCGACATTGATTTCGAGGACGAGTCGGGCGCCCAGGCCGCGGCCATCATCGCCGCCGCCCAGGCCGAGCAGCAGAAGGCCGAGGACGAGGCCCGCCGTCAGGCCGAACGCGCCGAGCGCGAGGCCAATCGCGACCGTGAACCGCGCGAGCCGCGTGAGCCTCGCGAGCCGCGTGAAGCCCGTGAGAACGGCGAAGGCGAGCCCCGCGAGGGGCGTCGCGAATCCCGCCGCGAGCGCTGGGAGCGCCGCCGCGAGGAACGCAACCGCCGGTTCGAGAACGGCGAGCCGGGCGCCGAGGGCGATGCGCCGGGCGCCCAGGACGACGGCCAGTCCTCCGACGTCTCGCATGAGGCCGTCTCCGTCGATGACCGTCCGCACGACGACGTCGCCGCCGAGCCGGTCGTCGAGGCCGTCGAGGAGCCCGTCGCCAAGGCCCCGCGCGCCCCGCGCCGTCCGCGCGCCACGGCGGCGACCGAGGACGCCTCTGGCCTGCCGGGGTTCCTGACCCGACCGGCGGCGATCGAGGACTCGGCGTCCGACGACGACGCCGAAGCGCCCGCCCCGCGTCGCCGTCCGCGCCGCAAGGCCGAGACCGCCGCCGAAGAGTAAGGCCCGGGTCTCGCAACTCGAGCGGGCTTTCCTTCATTCAGCCAACAGCCGTCGCGCGTCCTTCTCGAGCCATCGGGAGGATGCGCGATGGAATTCGTTCGGCTGGCGATGATCGCCTCGCCTTGGCCCTGTGCGTCCTGAGCCCAACTGGGGCCGGGAAAACGGGGCGGGACGACCGGCATCGACGACGAACGGGGTTGACGGGCGGGGTTGACGCGGGCCGCCGTGGCGGCTTCCTAGAGAAACGGGGCTTTCGATCCTGTCGCGAGGGAATCCCATATGCAGCGTTCGCCGAACCCTTCCTTCCGGCTCGCTCCGTCCGGCCGGGGCGCGCCGACGGGCGGCGTCTCGTCCCGGTCGTTCTTGGCGCTCGCGTCCCTGGCCCTGGCTCTGGCCGCCTGCGCCACCACGCCCCCGCCGCCGCCGCCGCCGCCGTCGGTCCCTGCCGTCGCCCCGTCCGAGGGGCCGGTCGGGGCCGTCCTGGACGACTGGCGCGGCGTCATCACTCCGGCCGACCGCGACCGCTATCAGCGCCGCGCCGCCGCCTGGACCCTGGCGCTCGAACAGGCGCGGCGTCAGGGCGGCTCGGGCGACCTGTCGGCGCTCGGCGACCTGATCGATCCGAACGCCGCCCGTCCCGGCGTCAGCCCTCTGCCCGGCGCCTACCGCTGCCGCACCGTCAAGCTGGGGTCCCAGGGCGACGAGGGCGGGCTCGGCTATGTCGTCTATGGCTGGTTCGCCTGCCGCATCGAACAGACCGCGGGCGGGCTGAAGCTGACCAAGCGCACCGGGTCGCAGCGCCCGGCGGGCCTGCTCTTCCCCGAGAGCGACCGCGAGATGGTCTTCCTGGGCTCCATGGCCCTGGCCTCCGAGCCCGCCGCCCACAGCTACGGCCTGCGTCCGGAGCGCGACATGGTCGCGGTGCTGGAGCGCATCGGCGAGAAGCGCTGGCGCCTGGTCACGCCCTGGCCGGCGACGGAATCCAACCTCGACCTGCTCGAACTGGTCCCGGCCCCGGCCTCGTCGCGCTGATCGTTTCGATCGAAGCTTGACCGGACGGGGGCCGCCCCGCCACCCTGGACGCCCTTTCATTCCCACCGGAGCACCCGTATGCGCGGCGTCGGCCTCACGCTTGGATCCATCATCGCCATCGCCGTCGTCCTGGCGGTCGTGCTGATCGGCTTCCCCACCTACAACGTCTATTCCAAGCAGATGGCGGGCAAGGCCGCCTACGAGGAGGCGGTGCAGAACCGCCGTATCCGCGTGCTCGAAGCCCAGGCCTCCCTCGACTCCGCCAAGCTGACCGCCCAGGCCGAGATCGAGCGCGCCAAGGGCGCCAATGAGGCCAACCGCATCATGGCCGAGGCCCTGGGCGGCCCCGAGGCCTATCTGCGCTGGTCCTACATCAACATGCTGCAGGAGACGGCCGGCAAGGAAGGCCGCCAGACCATCTACATCCCCACCGAGGCGGGCATGCCCATCCTCGAGGCCGGCCAGCGCCCGACGCGCTGACCTAGCCCGCCGCTCTGCACTCGAGGGGCTGGCGGTAGAGGGCGGCGGCGGGATCCAACCGGCGCGCCTCGGCAAGCTGGCGCTCGGCCTCTTCGCAACGTCCGAGAGCGGCGAGGGCCGAGGCGTAGCTGTGGAGGATGGGCGAGGCCTCAGGCAGGCGCGCCAAGGCTGCTTCGCAATAGGGCAGGCCCTCGGCCGCTCGCCCGGCGCGGACCAGGGTGTAGCAGTGATTGTTCTGCAGTCCCGGGTCGTCGGGACGCAGCTTCATGGCCTTTTCGCCGGCGGCCAGGGCGCGGGAAAAGTCGCCCAGCTGTTCCAGCAGGGCGGCGCGCCGGATCAGGGCCTCCACCCCGTCGTCCGAGAGGCGCTGATAGGCGCCGAAGGCCGGAGCAAACGCCGGATCGCCATTGGCCTTGAGGATCGGCAGGATGAAGGCAAGGACGAAGCCGTGGTATTCGTCCTCGGTCGGCGGCGGGTTCTGCGGGTCGATGGTGACCGCCCCGCTCAGAATGTCCCAGCTGGTTTGGGCGTCGGCCAGGGCCTCCTTGGAACGGCCGACGTGGTCGTAGGCGGCGCCGCGAAAGGCGTGGAAGACCGGGTCTGAGTACATGTTCAGGCCGTCGGCCGGGCGGGCTTCGTCGTACAGCTTCACCGCCCGGGCCATGTCGCCGGCCATGAAGGCCTGGCTGCCCAGATTGATCAGCGCCCAGCTTCGGGCCGGGGACCCGACCGGCGCCTCGTCGGCGCAGGTCCGGTAATTGATCCGGTCCAGGGGAACCTGGCAGGACGCGGGCACGGTCATGTCGGGGCCCGCGAGCCACAGGGCGGCGGTCACGGCTAAGCCAGTCAGCATGGTCAGGTCATCCTTGTCAGCTTCAGGTCCTGGTAGTCGTAGGAGAAGTCGATGTCGGGCGAGACGCCCTTCAGCGTCGCCGTGACCGGTTGGCCGTTCTCGAGCTTGAAGGTCACGAAGGCGTCCTCCTCGCGCTTGTCGGGGAAGCGGGTGCGGAAGGTCTCGCCGTCGTAGGGCTCCAGCCAACCCTGCAGCGCGGGGGTGTGGGTGAAGCGCAGCCACAGGCCCGTCTTGCGGTTGCGGCCGCGCCCCTCGGTCTTCGGCGCGATGACGATGTCGCCGTACCACGGATCGCGCCAGGTCCCGGCGTAGGCCTCCAGCGGCAGGGACGGGGCCGCGCCCGCCGCCTGTTTGGCGTCGATCTCGGCGGCGGCCTTCAGCGACTTCTCGATCCCCTCGGCCTCGCGTTTCTTGGAGTCGGCGATCCAGTCGACGTCGACCTTGTTCATGGCGATGTCCGACAGGCCCGAGCGCAGGGCGCGTAAGAGGAAGCTCTCCTCGGCGTTGGTGAAGACGGAAAAGCCGATCTTGCGGCCGGGGATCAGCACCGTGGCCGAAATGCCGCCGGGCGAGCCGCCGCCGTGGGTGATCAGCCGCTCGCCGCGATAGTCCTGCACCTGCAGGCCCATGGCGTAGGTCGAGGCCACCGCCCGGTTGGGCAGTTCCGCCGTCGGCCCATTGGAGGAGGAGACGACGATGTTGGGCTTGACCATCTCGCGCGCGGCGGCCTCTGAGAACAGGCGCGAGCCGTCGGCCAGCTTGCCGTCGTTGAGGCGCACGGCGATCCATTTGGCCCAGTCGTGGGCGCTGGCGCAGATGCCGCCCGCCGCCGCCGCCGAATCCCAGTTCCAGACCTCGACGATGGAGTCGGCGATCCGGGTCATCGGCCCCTGGTAGCGCAGGGGCGGCCCGACGCGGCCGTGGGGCAGGGCGGACTTCTTGGGGTCGGCCAGACGCGCCAGGGGCACGCTCTCGCTCATGCCCACGCGGTCGAAGATGCGGGTCTGGACGAAGTCCTCCCACGACAGGCCGGAAACCTTCTCGATCACCGCGCCCGCCACCACGAACATCAGGTTGCAGTAGTGGTAGTCCTCGCGGAAGCCGTCCTCGATCGGCACGAAGGCGGCCTGGGCCAGGACCTCGGCCCGCGTCCGGTCGCTGTTGGGCCAGAACAGCAGGTCGCCGGCGCCCAGGCCGAAGCCGGCGCGGTGGCTCAGGGTGTCGCGCACGGTGATGCGCTCGCCCACCATCGGGTCCGACAGGGTGAAGCCGGGCAGATAGGTGCGGATCGGCTCGTCCCACTTCACCTTGCCCTCGTCGACCAGGATGGCCAGGCAGGCGGCGGTGACGTTCTTGGAGTTCGACGCGATGGCGAACAGGGTGTGTTCATCGGCCGGTTCGGCCTTGCCCTGACGGCGCACGCCGTAGCCCTTGGCCAACACCGTCTTGCCGTCGCGCACCAGGGCCAGGGACACGGCCGGCTGGTCCGGCCAGGCCGCCATGCAGCGTTGCACCCAGGCGTCGGCGGCGGCGGCGATCTCCTCGTCGGAGCGCGTATCGGGGCTGGTCTGAGCCCAGGCCAGGTTCGGCAGGGCGGCCCCGCCGGCGGCGACGGCGGTGGAGATCAGCGCCGCGCGGCGCGACAGGCGGATGGACATCAAGGACGCTCCCGAAGACTGAACGGCGACGCTAGCGCCGCCCGTCCATGGGGAGCAAGGGGTTCATCTTGGTCTTCAGCGTGGGGGCCAAGCGCCGGATAGAAGAGCAAGGTTCCGCAGAAAGCCGCAGAGACGTCTCTGGCATGAAAAATATGTAACGGGGATGAAGAAGATGTAACTCGGCTACGCTTGTTGCTGCTGATAGTCGCTGGGTCAGAGGGGCGTCGCGAGGCGGTCTGACAGGAACTCATGACATGACGAAGTATAAGTTCACTCCGCTGCTCGGAGTGGTTTTGGCCTTGCCGGGTGCGGCCGCCCTGGCGCAAGCGCCTACTTCGCCGCCCGCATCCGGTGCGCCGCGGGGCCAAGCATCGACCCAGTATTCGTCTCAGGCCCATCCTGATAAGGCCAACAAGAACGATCAGCCCTCGACCGTCGGCGATGTCGTCGTCAGCGCCCGCGCCAATGATGTGCGGACCTCGATCGATTCCATCAGCTACAGCCTGGCCGACGATCTTCAGGCCGCGACCGGCACCCTCGCCGAGGCCCTGCGCAATGTGCCTTCGGTCGATGTCGACCCCCAGGGCAATGTCTCCCTGCGAGGCGACGCCAATGTCACCATACTGGTCGATGGTCGTCCCTCGGCCATACTGTCGGGGCCGAACCGGGGCGACGCCATCCTGCAGATGCCGGGCGATCGCTATTCGCGCATCGAGGTCATGACCAATCCTTCGGCCGCCTATAGCCCCGAGGGACAGGCGGGGTCATCAACCTGATCACCAAGCCGGTTCCGGCTGCGGTCGCCGCGGCCGCCGCTGCTGCTGGCGGCAAGGGCTCGAGCGTCACCACTGGCTCGATGCGCGCCAATGTCGGCGACAACGGACGCTGGAACGTCGGCGCCAGCGGCTCGCGGCAGCAGGGCAAGCTGACGCTGACCGGCGACCTCAGCTATCGGCGTGACAATCCGACTTTCGCTTTCAACAGCGTGCGCGAACAGTTCGACGCCTCCGGCGCGACTGTGTCTTCGACCCTTGTGTCTCAGGCCAACGAAACCTCTCAGAGCGGCGTTATGGGCAGAGCCTCGGCCGAATATCGTCTGACGGACAAGACCATGCTGACCGGCGAGGTCCGCCTCACCCGGTTTGACGTCGAGGGCCGCTCGGAGGGGGAGTACGAGACGCGCGATGCTTCGGGCGCCCTGGCTCGCGCCTATAATCGCGACGGCGACACCGCCTTCAAGCTGAATAACTGGGGCGTCACCGGACGCGTCCTGCATCAGTTCGACGCTTCAGGCCATGAGTGGTCCAATGAGCTGCGCTATGATCGGAACGAGCCCCAGCAGACAGCCCTGTTCACCAACACCTACCTGACGCCGGCGGCGCCCCTCCTGCTGGAGGCCCAGGCCTGGTTCGTCGAGCAGGAGACGATCGGCTTCACCAGCGCCTACACCCGGCCCATGCTCGACGGCGCCAAGCTGCGGGCGGGCTATGAACTGAATCTTATCCGCCCCAACCAGGATAGCGAGCTGCGGCGGGGCCCGTCCAAGGCAGCCCTGGCCCCTGTGCCGGGGCTGAACACCCGCGTTCAGGGAG
The nucleotide sequence above comes from Brevundimonas naejangsanensis. Encoded proteins:
- a CDS encoding DUF4167 domain-containing protein is translated as MKRQRGRNRKPGGGNNANATNPNRSWDSQGPENIKVRGNAQTVYERYMQLARDAAAAGDRVLAENYTQHAEHYFRVLRALQPQRPVSEIAQRELAGQGFDIDFEDESGAQAAAIIAAAQAEQQKAEDEARRQAERAEREANRDREPREPREPREPREARENGEGEPREGRRESRRERWERRREERNRRFENGEPGAEGDAPGAQDDGQSSDVSHEAVSVDDRPHDDVAAEPVVEAVEEPVAKAPRAPRRPRATAATEDASGLPGFLTRPAAIEDSASDDDAEAPAPRRRPRRKAETAAEE
- a CDS encoding TonB-dependent receptor plug domain-containing protein, which codes for MTKYKFTPLLGVVLALPGAAALAQAPTSPPASGAPRGQASTQYSSQAHPDKANKNDQPSTVGDVVVSARANDVRTSIDSISYSLADDLQAATGTLAEALRNVPSVDVDPQGNVSLRGDANVTILVDGRPSAILSGPNRGDAILQMPGDRYSRIEVMTNPSAAYSPEGQAGSST
- a CDS encoding DUF4893 domain-containing protein; the protein is MQRSPNPSFRLAPSGRGAPTGGVSSRSFLALASLALALAACATTPPPPPPPPSVPAVAPSEGPVGAVLDDWRGVITPADRDRYQRRAAAWTLALEQARRQGGSGDLSALGDLIDPNAARPGVSPLPGAYRCRTVKLGSQGDEGGLGYVVYGWFACRIEQTAGGLKLTKRTGSQRPAGLLFPESDREMVFLGSMALASEPAAHSYGLRPERDMVAVLERIGEKRWRLVTPWPATESNLDLLELVPAPASSR
- a CDS encoding serine hydrolase, giving the protein MSIRLSRRAALISTAVAAGGAALPNLAWAQTSPDTRSDEEIAAAADAWVQRCMAAWPDQPAVSLALVRDGKTVLAKGYGVRRQGKAEPADEHTLFAIASNSKNVTAACLAILVDEGKVKWDEPIRTYLPGFTLSDPMVGERITVRDTLSHRAGFGLGAGDLLFWPNSDRTRAEVLAQAAFVPIEDGFREDYHYCNLMFVVAGAVIEKVSGLSWEDFVQTRIFDRVGMSESVPLARLADPKKSALPHGRVGPPLRYQGPMTRIADSIVEVWNWDSAAAAGGICASAHDWAKWIAVRLNDGKLADGSRLFSEAAAREMVKPNIVVSSSNGPTAELPNRAVASTYAMGLQVQDYRGERLITHGGGSPGGISATVLIPGRKIGFSVFTNAEESFLLRALRSGLSDIAMNKVDVDWIADSKKREAEGIEKSLKAAAEIDAKQAAGAAPSLPLEAYAGTWRDPWYGDIVIAPKTEGRGRNRKTGLWLRFTHTPALQGWLEPYDGETFRTRFPDKREEDAFVTFKLENGQPVTATLKGVSPDIDFSYDYQDLKLTRMT
- a CDS encoding tetratricopeptide repeat protein, whose translation is MLTGLAVTAALWLAGPDMTVPASCQVPLDRINYRTCADEAPVGSPARSWALINLGSQAFMAGDMARAVKLYDEARPADGLNMYSDPVFHAFRGAAYDHVGRSKEALADAQTSWDILSGAVTIDPQNPPPTEDEYHGFVLAFILPILKANGDPAFAPAFGAYQRLSDDGVEALIRRAALLEQLGDFSRALAAGEKAMKLRPDDPGLQNNHCYTLVRAGRAAEGLPYCEAALARLPEASPILHSYASALAALGRCEEAERQLAEARRLDPAAALYRQPLECRAAG